In Hoeflea ulvae, one genomic interval encodes:
- a CDS encoding alpha-1,2-fucosyltransferase: MAMTRVISRLHGGLGNQLFQYAVGRAVALRTGAELLLDTRHYTAENPFKYDLEHFAIQARVASNDELPPAKNRPLSYAWWRKFGRSPRFVREQGLGYNERIASIDADCYLHGYFQSQRYFDDIAPTLWNDLSFREPISGENARMSERIQSGPSVSLHIRRGDYITNAKAQAAHGSTDLAYYQQALEEVRTRSGQDPVVYLFSNDPDWVRDNIKLDAELVPVAINDGATAHEDLRLMSLCDHNIIANSTFSWWGAWLNPSHNKIVAAPVQWFADPKLSNPDITPPGWLRL; encoded by the coding sequence ATGGCTATGACCCGCGTGATCTCGCGCCTGCATGGCGGACTTGGCAATCAGCTGTTTCAATATGCCGTTGGCCGCGCTGTAGCTCTGCGCACCGGCGCCGAGTTGCTGCTCGACACCCGCCACTACACAGCCGAAAATCCGTTCAAATATGATTTGGAACACTTTGCCATTCAGGCCCGGGTGGCCAGTAATGATGAATTGCCGCCGGCAAAGAACCGGCCGCTCAGCTATGCCTGGTGGCGCAAGTTCGGCCGTTCGCCGCGCTTTGTCCGCGAGCAGGGCCTGGGCTACAACGAGCGGATCGCTTCAATCGATGCCGATTGCTATCTGCACGGCTATTTTCAGTCCCAGCGTTACTTTGACGACATCGCCCCAACGCTGTGGAACGATCTGAGCTTCAGGGAACCGATCAGCGGCGAAAATGCCCGCATGAGCGAGCGCATCCAGAGCGGGCCGTCGGTTTCCCTGCACATTCGCCGCGGCGATTACATCACCAATGCCAAGGCACAGGCGGCCCATGGCTCGACCGACCTGGCCTATTACCAGCAGGCGCTCGAAGAGGTCAGGACGCGCTCGGGGCAGGATCCGGTGGTCTATCTGTTTTCCAATGATCCCGATTGGGTGCGCGACAATATCAAGCTCGATGCCGAACTGGTGCCCGTCGCCATCAATGACGGCGCAACCGCGCACGAAGATCTGCGGCTGATGAGCCTGTGTGATCACAACATCATCGCCAACTCCACCTTCTCCTGGTGGGGCGCCTGGCTCAACCCGTCGCACAACAAGATCGTGGCAGCACCAGTGCAATGGTTCGCTGACCCGAAACTCTCCAATCCCGATATCACCCCGCCGGGATGGCTCAGGCTGTAG
- a CDS encoding glycosyltransferase family 25 protein, with product MSAGEVGCFLSHRKAWQAIADAGLEAGLVIEDDVEIDTATFAPALELAQAYIATHGIIQFQVRDIARPGAVVASAGNVRLTRPVQIPLRASCTLYSRSAAHQLLAQTARFDRPVDTYMQMHWLTGLRACLVLPSGVSDKGSEIGGTTIQARNLALPQRLRREILRPLYRARIAALSRVHAGPA from the coding sequence TTGAGCGCCGGCGAGGTCGGCTGTTTTCTCAGCCATCGCAAGGCCTGGCAGGCCATTGCCGATGCAGGCCTCGAGGCCGGCCTGGTGATCGAGGACGATGTCGAGATCGACACCGCCACCTTCGCCCCGGCGCTGGAACTGGCGCAGGCCTATATCGCCACCCATGGCATCATCCAGTTTCAGGTCCGCGACATTGCCAGGCCGGGAGCGGTCGTGGCGTCGGCCGGCAATGTCCGGTTGACCCGACCGGTGCAGATCCCGCTGCGAGCCTCCTGCACGCTCTATTCGCGGTCCGCCGCACACCAGTTGCTCGCGCAGACCGCGCGTTTTGACCGCCCCGTCGACACCTATATGCAGATGCACTGGCTCACCGGCCTGCGCGCCTGCCTGGTCCTGCCTTCCGGTGTCAGCGACAAGGGCAGCGAGATTGGCGGCACCACCATCCAGGCCCGCAACCTTGCGCTGCCCCAACGCCTCCGCCGCGAGATCCTGCGCCCGCTCTACCGCGCCCGCATCGCCGCACTTTCGCGGGTTCATGCCGGTCCGGCTTGA